From a region of the Ovis aries strain OAR_USU_Benz2616 breed Rambouillet chromosome 2, ARS-UI_Ramb_v3.0, whole genome shotgun sequence genome:
- the SORBS3 gene encoding vinexin isoform X3: MARIPGVRRSSASPSLENKEENERDVALNHQDPDRGHAEEQLSSLDPSMQAPPHSLPAGLSLDDFIPGHLLAHVGSSAQGTRFHDPAPRTVCNGYLPPRRDASRHPDPAWYQTWPGPGSRPPGNQKTPASQHSQKWSATWTKDSKRRDKRWVKYEGIGPVDESGMPIAPRSSVDSPRDWYRRMFKQIHRKMPDLQLDWTFEEAPKVDSSCATSANSRHPGPQQRPPARPNQKSPLSGRSWDVSEESLRSTFSCSPGAPSSLHQTSKQVLRRREKADNIWTEESWNQFLQELETGQKPKKPLVDDPVEKPSQPIEVLLERELAKLSAELDKDLRAIETGQPSPKSSQAPRRSREPRPPARPASAWSSSSPNALYPSSSLSPHRMADGGSPFLGRRDFVYPSSTRDPSDPGGSPARKEEKKRKAARLKFDFQAQSPKELTLKKGDIVYIHKEVDKNWLEGEHHGRLGIFPANYVEVLPADEIPKPIKPPTYQVLEYGEAVAQYNFKGDLEVELSFRKGERVCLIRKVNEHWYEGRISGTGRQGIFPASYVQVTREPRVRLCDDGPQLPASPRLPTARLVHHPSSPLTPRSPADPTDWGGQTSPRRTGVSFPPQESRPQTQSLSTPGSALSHPGGSSHPQDLGTLSSTTSEIHWTPYRAMYQYRPQNEDELELREGDRVDVMQQCDDGWFVGRWAWRAGCGQVHLRVLGDWAGGQARKGISESREEGLGERPERLFQDPMEI, translated from the exons ATGGCCAGGATTCCTGGAGTCAGAAGATCGTCAGCTTCACCATCTTTGGAGAACAAGGAAGAAAACGAAAGAGATGTGGCCCTTAATCACCAGGATCCTGACAG AGGACACGCTGAGGAGCAGCTCTCCAGCCTTGACCCGAGCATGCAGGCCCCACCCCACAGCCTCCCAGCTGGACTCAGCCTGGATGACTTCATCCCAGGCCACCTCCTGGCCCACGTAGGGTCATCTGCCCAGGGGACACGG TTCCATGACCCTGCGCCCAGGACTGTATGCAATGGGTACTTGCCACCGAGGAGAGATGCTTCCAGACACCCAG ACCCTGCTTGGTATCAGACCTGGCCGGGCCCTGGGAGCCGGCCCCCTGGGAACCAGAAGACCCCTGCCTCCCAGCATTCCCAGAAGTGGTCAGCCACATGGACCAAGGACAGCAAACGGCGCGACAAGCGCTGGGTCAAGTATGAGGGCATCGGGCCTGTGGATGAGAGCGGCATGCCAATTGCGCCCCGATCT AGTGTTGACAGCCCCAGGGACTGGTATCGAAGAATGTTCAAGCAGATCCACCGGAAAATGCCGG ACCTACAGCTGGACTGGACCTTCGAGGAGGCACCCAAAG TGGATTCTTCCTGTGCCACATCTGCAAACTCAAGGCATCCAGGGCCCCAGCAAAGACCACCTGCCAGGCCAAACCAGAAGTCGCCTCTGAGCGG aagAAGCTGGGATGTCTCTGAAGAGTCTCTTAGAAGCACCTTCAGTTGCAGTCCTGGAGCACCCTCCTCCCTGCACCAGACCTCAAAGCAG GTGCTCAGACGCCGAGAGAAAGCGGACAATATCTGGACGGAAGAATCCTGGAACCAGTTTCTGCAAGAACTAGAGACTGGGCAGAAG CCCAAGAAACCACTGGTAGACGACCCTGTTGAGAAGCCCTCCCAGCCCATTGAG GTCCTGCTGGAGAGAGAGCTGGCCAAGCTGAGCGCCGAGCTGGACAAGGACCTGCGCGCAATAGAGACTGGGCAGCCGTCCCCCAAG AGCTCTCAGGCGCCCCGACGGTCCCGGGAGCCGCGGCCCCCAGCGCG CCCGGCCTCCGCCTGGAGCTCCAGCTCCCCGAATGCACTTTACCCGAGTTCCTCCCTGAGCCCCCACAGGATGGCGGATGGAGGAAGCCCCTTCCTGGGTCGGAGGGACTTTGTCTACCCTTCCTCAACTCGAG ACCCTAGTGATCCAGGGGGCAGCCCtgccaggaaggaagagaagaag AGGAAGGCCGCCCGGCTCAAGTTTGACTTCCAGGCCCAGTCCCCTAA GGAGCTGACTCTGAAGAAGGGTGACATTGTCTACATCCACAAGGAGGTGGACAAGAACTGGCTGGAGGGAGAGCACCATGGCCGCCTGGGCATCTTCCCCGCTAATTACGTGGAG GTGCTGCCAGCAGATGAGATTCCCAAGCCAATCAAGCCTCCAACCTACCAGGTGCTGGAGTACGGAGAAGCTGTGGCCCAGTACAACTTCAAGGGAGATCTGGAGGTGGAGCTTTCCTTCAGAAAA GGGGAGCGTGTCTGCCTGATCCGCAAGGTGAATGAGCACTGGTACGAGGGCCGCATCTCGGGTACCGGgcgccagggcatcttccccgcCAGCTATGTGCAGGTGACCCGGGAGCCCCGGGTCCGGCTCTGTGATGACGGCCCCCAGCTCCCGGCGTCTCCCCGCCTGCCCACCGCCCGCCTGGTCCATCACCCCAGCTCTCCCTTAACACCGCGCAGCCCAGCTGACCCCACTGACTGGGGGGGCCAGACCTCCCCTCGCCGCACCGGcgtctccttccctccccaggagTCCAGACCCCAGACCCAG AGTCTCAGCACCCCCGGATCAGCTCTGTCCCATCCTGGAGGCTCCAGCCATCCCCAGGACCTGGGGACCTTGTCCTCCACCACCTCCGAGATACACTGGACCCC GTACCGGGCGATGTACCAGTACAGGCCCCAGAATGAGGACGAGCTGGAACTGCGGGAGGGGGACCGGGTGGACGTTATGCAGCAGTGTGACGACGGCTGGTTTGTGGGTAGGTGGGCCTGGCGGGCAGGCTGTGGGCAGGTGCATCTCAGAGTTCTAGGGGACTGGGCTGGGGGACAGGCCAGAAAGGGTATCTCAGAGTCccgggaggaggggctgggggagaggccaGAAAGGTTATTTCAGGATCCTATGGAGATCTGA
- the SORBS3 gene encoding vinexin isoform X6 produces the protein MARIPGVRRSSASPSLENKEENERDVALNHQDPDRGHAEEQLSSLDPSMQAPPHSLPAGLSLDDFIPGHLLAHVGSSAQGTRVPVIRNGGSNTLNFQFHDPAPRTVCNGYLPPRRDASRHPDPAWYQTWPGPGSRPPGNQKTPASQHSQKWSATWTKDSKRRDKRWVKYEGIGPVDESGMPIAPRSSVDSPRDWYRRMFKQIHRKMPVDSSCATSANSRHPGPQQRPPARPNQKSPLSGRSWDVSEESLRSTFSCSPGAPSSLHQTSKQVLRRREKADNIWTEESWNQFLQELETGQKPKKPLVDDPVEKPSQPIEVLLERELAKLSAELDKDLRAIETGQPSPKSSQAPRRSREPRPPARPASAWSSSSPNALYPSSSLSPHRMADGGSPFLGRRDFVYPSSTRDPSDPGGSPARKEEKKRKAARLKFDFQAQSPKELTLKKGDIVYIHKEVDKNWLEGEHHGRLGIFPANYVEVLPADEIPKPIKPPTYQVLEYGEAVAQYNFKGDLEVELSFRKGERVCLIRKVNEHWYEGRISGTGRQGIFPASYVQVTREPRVRLCDDGPQLPASPRLPTARLVHHPSSPLTPRSPADPTDWGGQTSPRRTGVSFPPQESRPQTQSLSTPGSALSHPGGSSHPQDLGTLSSTTSEIHWTPYRAMYQYRPQNEDELELREGDRVDVMQQCDDGWFVGVSRRTQKFGTFPGNYVAPV, from the exons ATGGCCAGGATTCCTGGAGTCAGAAGATCGTCAGCTTCACCATCTTTGGAGAACAAGGAAGAAAACGAAAGAGATGTGGCCCTTAATCACCAGGATCCTGACAG AGGACACGCTGAGGAGCAGCTCTCCAGCCTTGACCCGAGCATGCAGGCCCCACCCCACAGCCTCCCAGCTGGACTCAGCCTGGATGACTTCATCCCAGGCCACCTCCTGGCCCACGTAGGGTCATCTGCCCAGGGGACACGG GTGCCCGTGATCCGGAATGGTGGCTCCAACACCCTTAATTTCCAGTTCCATGACCCTGCGCCCAGGACTGTATGCAATGGGTACTTGCCACCGAGGAGAGATGCTTCCAGACACCCAG ACCCTGCTTGGTATCAGACCTGGCCGGGCCCTGGGAGCCGGCCCCCTGGGAACCAGAAGACCCCTGCCTCCCAGCATTCCCAGAAGTGGTCAGCCACATGGACCAAGGACAGCAAACGGCGCGACAAGCGCTGGGTCAAGTATGAGGGCATCGGGCCTGTGGATGAGAGCGGCATGCCAATTGCGCCCCGATCT AGTGTTGACAGCCCCAGGGACTGGTATCGAAGAATGTTCAAGCAGATCCACCGGAAAATGCCGG TGGATTCTTCCTGTGCCACATCTGCAAACTCAAGGCATCCAGGGCCCCAGCAAAGACCACCTGCCAGGCCAAACCAGAAGTCGCCTCTGAGCGG aagAAGCTGGGATGTCTCTGAAGAGTCTCTTAGAAGCACCTTCAGTTGCAGTCCTGGAGCACCCTCCTCCCTGCACCAGACCTCAAAGCAG GTGCTCAGACGCCGAGAGAAAGCGGACAATATCTGGACGGAAGAATCCTGGAACCAGTTTCTGCAAGAACTAGAGACTGGGCAGAAG CCCAAGAAACCACTGGTAGACGACCCTGTTGAGAAGCCCTCCCAGCCCATTGAG GTCCTGCTGGAGAGAGAGCTGGCCAAGCTGAGCGCCGAGCTGGACAAGGACCTGCGCGCAATAGAGACTGGGCAGCCGTCCCCCAAG AGCTCTCAGGCGCCCCGACGGTCCCGGGAGCCGCGGCCCCCAGCGCG CCCGGCCTCCGCCTGGAGCTCCAGCTCCCCGAATGCACTTTACCCGAGTTCCTCCCTGAGCCCCCACAGGATGGCGGATGGAGGAAGCCCCTTCCTGGGTCGGAGGGACTTTGTCTACCCTTCCTCAACTCGAG ACCCTAGTGATCCAGGGGGCAGCCCtgccaggaaggaagagaagaag AGGAAGGCCGCCCGGCTCAAGTTTGACTTCCAGGCCCAGTCCCCTAA GGAGCTGACTCTGAAGAAGGGTGACATTGTCTACATCCACAAGGAGGTGGACAAGAACTGGCTGGAGGGAGAGCACCATGGCCGCCTGGGCATCTTCCCCGCTAATTACGTGGAG GTGCTGCCAGCAGATGAGATTCCCAAGCCAATCAAGCCTCCAACCTACCAGGTGCTGGAGTACGGAGAAGCTGTGGCCCAGTACAACTTCAAGGGAGATCTGGAGGTGGAGCTTTCCTTCAGAAAA GGGGAGCGTGTCTGCCTGATCCGCAAGGTGAATGAGCACTGGTACGAGGGCCGCATCTCGGGTACCGGgcgccagggcatcttccccgcCAGCTATGTGCAGGTGACCCGGGAGCCCCGGGTCCGGCTCTGTGATGACGGCCCCCAGCTCCCGGCGTCTCCCCGCCTGCCCACCGCCCGCCTGGTCCATCACCCCAGCTCTCCCTTAACACCGCGCAGCCCAGCTGACCCCACTGACTGGGGGGGCCAGACCTCCCCTCGCCGCACCGGcgtctccttccctccccaggagTCCAGACCCCAGACCCAG AGTCTCAGCACCCCCGGATCAGCTCTGTCCCATCCTGGAGGCTCCAGCCATCCCCAGGACCTGGGGACCTTGTCCTCCACCACCTCCGAGATACACTGGACCCC GTACCGGGCGATGTACCAGTACAGGCCCCAGAATGAGGACGAGCTGGAACTGCGGGAGGGGGACCGGGTGGACGTTATGCAGCAGTGTGACGACGGCTGGTTTGTGG GTGTCTCCAGGAGGACCCAGA
- the SORBS3 gene encoding vinexin isoform X8, with the protein MLLCPLGRPQSPPPALQGRGHAEEQLSSLDPSMQAPPHSLPAGLSLDDFIPGHLLAHVGSSAQGTRVPVIRNGGSNTLNFQFHDPAPRTVCNGYLPPRRDASRHPDPAWYQTWPGPGSRPPGNQKTPASQHSQKWSATWTKDSKRRDKRWVKYEGIGPVDESGMPIAPRSSVDSPRDWYRRMFKQIHRKMPDLQLDWTFEEAPKVDSSCATSANSRHPGPQQRPPARPNQKSPLSGRSWDVSEESLRSTFSCSPGAPSSLHQTSKQVLRRREKADNIWTEESWNQFLQELETGQKPKKPLVDDPVEKPSQPIEVLLERELAKLSAELDKDLRAIETGQPSPKSSQAPRRSREPRPPARPASAWSSSSPNALYPSSSLSPHRMADGGSPFLGRRDFVYPSSTRDPSDPGGSPARKEEKKRKAARLKFDFQAQSPKELTLKKGDIVYIHKEVDKNWLEGEHHGRLGIFPANYVEVLPADEIPKPIKPPTYQVLEYGEAVAQYNFKGDLEVELSFRKGERVCLIRKVNEHWYEGRISGTGRQGIFPASYVQVTREPRVRLCDDGPQLPASPRLPTARLVHHPSSPLTPRSPADPTDWGGQTSPRRTGVSFPPQESRPQTQSLSTPGSALSHPGGSSHPQDLGTLSSTTSEIHWTPYRAMYQYRPQNEDELELREGDRVDVMQQCDDGWFVGVSRRTQKFGTFPGNYVAPV; encoded by the exons ATGCTCCTGTGTCCTCTCGGGCGTCCGCAGTCCCCTCCACCTGCTCTCCAGGGAAG AGGACACGCTGAGGAGCAGCTCTCCAGCCTTGACCCGAGCATGCAGGCCCCACCCCACAGCCTCCCAGCTGGACTCAGCCTGGATGACTTCATCCCAGGCCACCTCCTGGCCCACGTAGGGTCATCTGCCCAGGGGACACGG GTGCCCGTGATCCGGAATGGTGGCTCCAACACCCTTAATTTCCAGTTCCATGACCCTGCGCCCAGGACTGTATGCAATGGGTACTTGCCACCGAGGAGAGATGCTTCCAGACACCCAG ACCCTGCTTGGTATCAGACCTGGCCGGGCCCTGGGAGCCGGCCCCCTGGGAACCAGAAGACCCCTGCCTCCCAGCATTCCCAGAAGTGGTCAGCCACATGGACCAAGGACAGCAAACGGCGCGACAAGCGCTGGGTCAAGTATGAGGGCATCGGGCCTGTGGATGAGAGCGGCATGCCAATTGCGCCCCGATCT AGTGTTGACAGCCCCAGGGACTGGTATCGAAGAATGTTCAAGCAGATCCACCGGAAAATGCCGG ACCTACAGCTGGACTGGACCTTCGAGGAGGCACCCAAAG TGGATTCTTCCTGTGCCACATCTGCAAACTCAAGGCATCCAGGGCCCCAGCAAAGACCACCTGCCAGGCCAAACCAGAAGTCGCCTCTGAGCGG aagAAGCTGGGATGTCTCTGAAGAGTCTCTTAGAAGCACCTTCAGTTGCAGTCCTGGAGCACCCTCCTCCCTGCACCAGACCTCAAAGCAG GTGCTCAGACGCCGAGAGAAAGCGGACAATATCTGGACGGAAGAATCCTGGAACCAGTTTCTGCAAGAACTAGAGACTGGGCAGAAG CCCAAGAAACCACTGGTAGACGACCCTGTTGAGAAGCCCTCCCAGCCCATTGAG GTCCTGCTGGAGAGAGAGCTGGCCAAGCTGAGCGCCGAGCTGGACAAGGACCTGCGCGCAATAGAGACTGGGCAGCCGTCCCCCAAG AGCTCTCAGGCGCCCCGACGGTCCCGGGAGCCGCGGCCCCCAGCGCG CCCGGCCTCCGCCTGGAGCTCCAGCTCCCCGAATGCACTTTACCCGAGTTCCTCCCTGAGCCCCCACAGGATGGCGGATGGAGGAAGCCCCTTCCTGGGTCGGAGGGACTTTGTCTACCCTTCCTCAACTCGAG ACCCTAGTGATCCAGGGGGCAGCCCtgccaggaaggaagagaagaag AGGAAGGCCGCCCGGCTCAAGTTTGACTTCCAGGCCCAGTCCCCTAA GGAGCTGACTCTGAAGAAGGGTGACATTGTCTACATCCACAAGGAGGTGGACAAGAACTGGCTGGAGGGAGAGCACCATGGCCGCCTGGGCATCTTCCCCGCTAATTACGTGGAG GTGCTGCCAGCAGATGAGATTCCCAAGCCAATCAAGCCTCCAACCTACCAGGTGCTGGAGTACGGAGAAGCTGTGGCCCAGTACAACTTCAAGGGAGATCTGGAGGTGGAGCTTTCCTTCAGAAAA GGGGAGCGTGTCTGCCTGATCCGCAAGGTGAATGAGCACTGGTACGAGGGCCGCATCTCGGGTACCGGgcgccagggcatcttccccgcCAGCTATGTGCAGGTGACCCGGGAGCCCCGGGTCCGGCTCTGTGATGACGGCCCCCAGCTCCCGGCGTCTCCCCGCCTGCCCACCGCCCGCCTGGTCCATCACCCCAGCTCTCCCTTAACACCGCGCAGCCCAGCTGACCCCACTGACTGGGGGGGCCAGACCTCCCCTCGCCGCACCGGcgtctccttccctccccaggagTCCAGACCCCAGACCCAG AGTCTCAGCACCCCCGGATCAGCTCTGTCCCATCCTGGAGGCTCCAGCCATCCCCAGGACCTGGGGACCTTGTCCTCCACCACCTCCGAGATACACTGGACCCC GTACCGGGCGATGTACCAGTACAGGCCCCAGAATGAGGACGAGCTGGAACTGCGGGAGGGGGACCGGGTGGACGTTATGCAGCAGTGTGACGACGGCTGGTTTGTGG GTGTCTCCAGGAGGACCCAGA
- the SORBS3 gene encoding vinexin isoform X7 yields the protein MARIPGVRRSSASPSLENKEENERDVALNHQDPDRGHAEEQLSSLDPSMQAPPHSLPAGLSLDDFIPGHLLAHVGSSAQGTRFHDPAPRTVCNGYLPPRRDASRHPDPAWYQTWPGPGSRPPGNQKTPASQHSQKWSATWTKDSKRRDKRWVKYEGIGPVDESGMPIAPRSSVDSPRDWYRRMFKQIHRKMPDLQLDWTFEEAPKVDSSCATSANSRHPGPQQRPPARPNQKSPLSGRSWDVSEESLRSTFSCSPGAPSSLHQTSKQVLRRREKADNIWTEESWNQFLQELETGQKPKKPLVDDPVEKPSQPIEVLLERELAKLSAELDKDLRAIETGQPSPKSSQAPRRSREPRPPARPASAWSSSSPNALYPSSSLSPHRMADGGSPFLGRRDFVYPSSTRDPSDPGGSPARKEEKKRKAARLKFDFQAQSPKELTLKKGDIVYIHKEVDKNWLEGEHHGRLGIFPANYVEVLPADEIPKPIKPPTYQVLEYGEAVAQYNFKGDLEVELSFRKGERVCLIRKVNEHWYEGRISGTGRQGIFPASYVQVTREPRVRLCDDGPQLPASPRLPTARLVHHPSSPLTPRSPADPTDWGGQTSPRRTGVSFPPQESRPQTQSLSTPGSALSHPGGSSHPQDLGTLSSTTSEIHWTPYRAMYQYRPQNEDELELREGDRVDVMQQCDDGWFVGVSRRTQKFGTFPGNYVAPV from the exons ATGGCCAGGATTCCTGGAGTCAGAAGATCGTCAGCTTCACCATCTTTGGAGAACAAGGAAGAAAACGAAAGAGATGTGGCCCTTAATCACCAGGATCCTGACAG AGGACACGCTGAGGAGCAGCTCTCCAGCCTTGACCCGAGCATGCAGGCCCCACCCCACAGCCTCCCAGCTGGACTCAGCCTGGATGACTTCATCCCAGGCCACCTCCTGGCCCACGTAGGGTCATCTGCCCAGGGGACACGG TTCCATGACCCTGCGCCCAGGACTGTATGCAATGGGTACTTGCCACCGAGGAGAGATGCTTCCAGACACCCAG ACCCTGCTTGGTATCAGACCTGGCCGGGCCCTGGGAGCCGGCCCCCTGGGAACCAGAAGACCCCTGCCTCCCAGCATTCCCAGAAGTGGTCAGCCACATGGACCAAGGACAGCAAACGGCGCGACAAGCGCTGGGTCAAGTATGAGGGCATCGGGCCTGTGGATGAGAGCGGCATGCCAATTGCGCCCCGATCT AGTGTTGACAGCCCCAGGGACTGGTATCGAAGAATGTTCAAGCAGATCCACCGGAAAATGCCGG ACCTACAGCTGGACTGGACCTTCGAGGAGGCACCCAAAG TGGATTCTTCCTGTGCCACATCTGCAAACTCAAGGCATCCAGGGCCCCAGCAAAGACCACCTGCCAGGCCAAACCAGAAGTCGCCTCTGAGCGG aagAAGCTGGGATGTCTCTGAAGAGTCTCTTAGAAGCACCTTCAGTTGCAGTCCTGGAGCACCCTCCTCCCTGCACCAGACCTCAAAGCAG GTGCTCAGACGCCGAGAGAAAGCGGACAATATCTGGACGGAAGAATCCTGGAACCAGTTTCTGCAAGAACTAGAGACTGGGCAGAAG CCCAAGAAACCACTGGTAGACGACCCTGTTGAGAAGCCCTCCCAGCCCATTGAG GTCCTGCTGGAGAGAGAGCTGGCCAAGCTGAGCGCCGAGCTGGACAAGGACCTGCGCGCAATAGAGACTGGGCAGCCGTCCCCCAAG AGCTCTCAGGCGCCCCGACGGTCCCGGGAGCCGCGGCCCCCAGCGCG CCCGGCCTCCGCCTGGAGCTCCAGCTCCCCGAATGCACTTTACCCGAGTTCCTCCCTGAGCCCCCACAGGATGGCGGATGGAGGAAGCCCCTTCCTGGGTCGGAGGGACTTTGTCTACCCTTCCTCAACTCGAG ACCCTAGTGATCCAGGGGGCAGCCCtgccaggaaggaagagaagaag AGGAAGGCCGCCCGGCTCAAGTTTGACTTCCAGGCCCAGTCCCCTAA GGAGCTGACTCTGAAGAAGGGTGACATTGTCTACATCCACAAGGAGGTGGACAAGAACTGGCTGGAGGGAGAGCACCATGGCCGCCTGGGCATCTTCCCCGCTAATTACGTGGAG GTGCTGCCAGCAGATGAGATTCCCAAGCCAATCAAGCCTCCAACCTACCAGGTGCTGGAGTACGGAGAAGCTGTGGCCCAGTACAACTTCAAGGGAGATCTGGAGGTGGAGCTTTCCTTCAGAAAA GGGGAGCGTGTCTGCCTGATCCGCAAGGTGAATGAGCACTGGTACGAGGGCCGCATCTCGGGTACCGGgcgccagggcatcttccccgcCAGCTATGTGCAGGTGACCCGGGAGCCCCGGGTCCGGCTCTGTGATGACGGCCCCCAGCTCCCGGCGTCTCCCCGCCTGCCCACCGCCCGCCTGGTCCATCACCCCAGCTCTCCCTTAACACCGCGCAGCCCAGCTGACCCCACTGACTGGGGGGGCCAGACCTCCCCTCGCCGCACCGGcgtctccttccctccccaggagTCCAGACCCCAGACCCAG AGTCTCAGCACCCCCGGATCAGCTCTGTCCCATCCTGGAGGCTCCAGCCATCCCCAGGACCTGGGGACCTTGTCCTCCACCACCTCCGAGATACACTGGACCCC GTACCGGGCGATGTACCAGTACAGGCCCCAGAATGAGGACGAGCTGGAACTGCGGGAGGGGGACCGGGTGGACGTTATGCAGCAGTGTGACGACGGCTGGTTTGTGG GTGTCTCCAGGAGGACCCAGA
- the SORBS3 gene encoding vinexin isoform X5 produces the protein MARIPGVRRSSASPSLENKEENERDVALNHQDPDRGHAEEQLSSLDPSMQAPPHSLPAGLSLDDFIPGHLLAHVGSSAQGTRVPVIRNGGSNTLNFQFHDPAPRTVCNGYLPPRRDASRHPDPAWYQTWPGPGSRPPGNQKTPASQHSQKWSATWTKDSKRRDKRWVKYEGIGPVDESGMPIAPRSSVDSPRDWYRRMFKQIHRKMPDLQLDWTFEEAPKVDSSCATSANSRHPGPQQRPPARPNQKSPLSGRSWDVSEESLRSTFSCSPGAPSSLHQTSKQVLRRREKADNIWTEESWNQFLQELETGQKPKKPLVDDPVEKPSQPIEVLLERELAKLSAELDKDLRAIETGQPSPKSSQAPRRSREPRPPARPASAWSSSSPNALYPSSSLSPHRMADGGSPFLGRRDFVYPSSTRDPSDPGGSPARKEEKKRKAARLKFDFQAQSPKELTLKKGDIVYIHKEVDKNWLEGEHHGRLGIFPANYVEVLPADEIPKPIKPPTYQVLEYGEAVAQYNFKGDLEVELSFRKGERVCLIRKVNEHWYEGRISGTGRQGIFPASYVQVTREPRVRLCDDGPQLPASPRLPTARLVHHPSSPLTPRSPADPTDWGGQTSPRRTGVSFPPQESRPQTQSLSTPGSALSHPGGSSHPQDLGTLSSTTSEIHWTPYRAMYQYRPQNEDELELREGDRVDVMQQCDDGWFVGVSRRTQKFGTFPGNYVAPV, from the exons ATGGCCAGGATTCCTGGAGTCAGAAGATCGTCAGCTTCACCATCTTTGGAGAACAAGGAAGAAAACGAAAGAGATGTGGCCCTTAATCACCAGGATCCTGACAG AGGACACGCTGAGGAGCAGCTCTCCAGCCTTGACCCGAGCATGCAGGCCCCACCCCACAGCCTCCCAGCTGGACTCAGCCTGGATGACTTCATCCCAGGCCACCTCCTGGCCCACGTAGGGTCATCTGCCCAGGGGACACGG GTGCCCGTGATCCGGAATGGTGGCTCCAACACCCTTAATTTCCAGTTCCATGACCCTGCGCCCAGGACTGTATGCAATGGGTACTTGCCACCGAGGAGAGATGCTTCCAGACACCCAG ACCCTGCTTGGTATCAGACCTGGCCGGGCCCTGGGAGCCGGCCCCCTGGGAACCAGAAGACCCCTGCCTCCCAGCATTCCCAGAAGTGGTCAGCCACATGGACCAAGGACAGCAAACGGCGCGACAAGCGCTGGGTCAAGTATGAGGGCATCGGGCCTGTGGATGAGAGCGGCATGCCAATTGCGCCCCGATCT AGTGTTGACAGCCCCAGGGACTGGTATCGAAGAATGTTCAAGCAGATCCACCGGAAAATGCCGG ACCTACAGCTGGACTGGACCTTCGAGGAGGCACCCAAAG TGGATTCTTCCTGTGCCACATCTGCAAACTCAAGGCATCCAGGGCCCCAGCAAAGACCACCTGCCAGGCCAAACCAGAAGTCGCCTCTGAGCGG aagAAGCTGGGATGTCTCTGAAGAGTCTCTTAGAAGCACCTTCAGTTGCAGTCCTGGAGCACCCTCCTCCCTGCACCAGACCTCAAAGCAG GTGCTCAGACGCCGAGAGAAAGCGGACAATATCTGGACGGAAGAATCCTGGAACCAGTTTCTGCAAGAACTAGAGACTGGGCAGAAG CCCAAGAAACCACTGGTAGACGACCCTGTTGAGAAGCCCTCCCAGCCCATTGAG GTCCTGCTGGAGAGAGAGCTGGCCAAGCTGAGCGCCGAGCTGGACAAGGACCTGCGCGCAATAGAGACTGGGCAGCCGTCCCCCAAG AGCTCTCAGGCGCCCCGACGGTCCCGGGAGCCGCGGCCCCCAGCGCG CCCGGCCTCCGCCTGGAGCTCCAGCTCCCCGAATGCACTTTACCCGAGTTCCTCCCTGAGCCCCCACAGGATGGCGGATGGAGGAAGCCCCTTCCTGGGTCGGAGGGACTTTGTCTACCCTTCCTCAACTCGAG ACCCTAGTGATCCAGGGGGCAGCCCtgccaggaaggaagagaagaag AGGAAGGCCGCCCGGCTCAAGTTTGACTTCCAGGCCCAGTCCCCTAA GGAGCTGACTCTGAAGAAGGGTGACATTGTCTACATCCACAAGGAGGTGGACAAGAACTGGCTGGAGGGAGAGCACCATGGCCGCCTGGGCATCTTCCCCGCTAATTACGTGGAG GTGCTGCCAGCAGATGAGATTCCCAAGCCAATCAAGCCTCCAACCTACCAGGTGCTGGAGTACGGAGAAGCTGTGGCCCAGTACAACTTCAAGGGAGATCTGGAGGTGGAGCTTTCCTTCAGAAAA GGGGAGCGTGTCTGCCTGATCCGCAAGGTGAATGAGCACTGGTACGAGGGCCGCATCTCGGGTACCGGgcgccagggcatcttccccgcCAGCTATGTGCAGGTGACCCGGGAGCCCCGGGTCCGGCTCTGTGATGACGGCCCCCAGCTCCCGGCGTCTCCCCGCCTGCCCACCGCCCGCCTGGTCCATCACCCCAGCTCTCCCTTAACACCGCGCAGCCCAGCTGACCCCACTGACTGGGGGGGCCAGACCTCCCCTCGCCGCACCGGcgtctccttccctccccaggagTCCAGACCCCAGACCCAG AGTCTCAGCACCCCCGGATCAGCTCTGTCCCATCCTGGAGGCTCCAGCCATCCCCAGGACCTGGGGACCTTGTCCTCCACCACCTCCGAGATACACTGGACCCC GTACCGGGCGATGTACCAGTACAGGCCCCAGAATGAGGACGAGCTGGAACTGCGGGAGGGGGACCGGGTGGACGTTATGCAGCAGTGTGACGACGGCTGGTTTGTGG GTGTCTCCAGGAGGACCCAGA